One stretch of Musicola paradisiaca NCPPB 2511 DNA includes these proteins:
- a CDS encoding helix-turn-helix domain-containing protein — MPIVIRLDVLLAQRKMKSRELARLIGITEQNLSLLKSGKVKGIRFDTLAKICEILTCQPGDLLEYHPDE, encoded by the coding sequence ATGCCAATCGTTATCAGACTGGATGTGCTGCTGGCGCAGCGGAAAATGAAATCGCGTGAGTTGGCGCGTTTGATTGGAATTACCGAACAGAACCTATCATTGCTGAAATCAGGAAAAGTGAAAGGCATACGTTTCGATACCCTGGCGAAAATTTGTGAGATCCTTACCTGTCAGCCGGGCGATTTACTGGAATATCATCCTGATGAGTAA
- a CDS encoding MFS transporter, with translation MSKQISFKHTFCYGSANLLGSGALAISGAWLMYFYTTFCGLTLVQAASIFSVASILDAISNPIMGYISDNFYNTRIGRTFGRRRFFILLGVPLVLVYPMLWMEGFGFWYYMATYILFELIYTSIMVPYETLATEMTTDFKMRSKLTGSKAIFGKVANFLAAFIPGQFIGIYGKDSATPFFYTGLAYGAIMCAAMIALYMTSWERSPNEVMRENTQNLFQALKKLSIDMTSTFRLRIFRKHLGMYLFGFGAEWLFASAFTYFIVFGLQQSTALVSQLNSFSSIMQFISTFLFIGICVKMGFGRPYRLALTVVIVSVLAYAALYFTHWSPAVEIIVLFAITAVFGLSTGGIYYIPWTVYTFLADVDEVLTGRRREGIYAGAMTFAGKMVRSVIVFAMGWILSQFGFISGKAAQPESAVLAIIGVFSLGVIGLAVVAIYFSSQMKLDRKNHMILLQEIARIKAGGAIADVPAEARAVAEELTGWKYEQCWGNNPLGRSAEQPEPVIATSPR, from the coding sequence ATGAGTAAACAAATCTCTTTTAAACACACGTTCTGCTACGGCAGCGCGAACTTGCTAGGCAGTGGCGCCTTGGCCATTAGCGGCGCCTGGCTTATGTATTTCTACACCACATTTTGCGGATTGACGTTGGTTCAGGCGGCTTCTATTTTCTCCGTCGCCAGTATCCTTGACGCAATCAGTAACCCGATCATGGGTTACATCAGCGACAACTTCTACAACACCCGTATCGGGCGTACATTTGGGCGCCGTCGCTTCTTCATTCTATTGGGTGTTCCTTTGGTGCTGGTCTACCCGATGCTGTGGATGGAAGGTTTCGGCTTCTGGTACTACATGGCGACCTACATTCTGTTCGAGCTGATTTACACCTCCATCATGGTGCCTTATGAAACGCTCGCGACCGAAATGACCACCGATTTTAAAATGCGCTCCAAACTGACCGGTTCCAAAGCCATTTTCGGTAAGGTCGCCAATTTCCTGGCTGCCTTTATTCCAGGTCAGTTCATCGGCATTTACGGTAAGGATTCCGCTACGCCGTTTTTCTACACCGGTCTGGCCTATGGCGCCATCATGTGTGCGGCGATGATCGCGCTGTATATGACTTCCTGGGAGCGCTCTCCCAACGAGGTGATGCGCGAAAACACACAGAACCTTTTCCAGGCGTTGAAGAAACTCAGCATCGACATGACCTCCACATTCCGTTTGCGTATTTTCCGCAAACATCTGGGCATGTACCTGTTCGGTTTCGGTGCTGAGTGGCTGTTCGCTTCCGCATTTACCTATTTCATCGTGTTCGGCCTGCAACAGAGCACGGCGCTGGTTTCTCAGCTCAACAGTTTCAGCTCTATCATGCAGTTCATCTCGACGTTTCTCTTCATCGGCATTTGCGTGAAGATGGGTTTCGGGCGTCCTTATCGTCTGGCGCTGACAGTCGTTATCGTGAGCGTACTGGCCTACGCCGCGCTCTATTTCACTCACTGGTCGCCGGCAGTTGAAATCATCGTACTGTTTGCCATCACCGCCGTATTCGGCCTGAGCACCGGCGGCATCTACTACATCCCCTGGACGGTGTACACCTTCCTGGCTGATGTGGACGAAGTCTTGACCGGCCGCCGCCGTGAAGGGATCTACGCCGGCGCTATGACCTTCGCCGGGAAAATGGTGCGTTCGGTCATCGTGTTTGCCATGGGTTGGATCCTGAGCCAGTTCGGGTTTATTTCCGGTAAAGCTGCACAGCCGGAAAGCGCGGTGCTGGCGATTATCGGCGTCTTCTCTCTGGGTGTGATTGGTCTGGCCGTTGTCGCGATTTACTTCAGTTCCCAAATGAAGCTGGATCGTAAAAACCACATGATTCTGCTGCAGGAAATCGCCCGCATCAAAGCTGGCGGCGCCATTGCCGATGTACCGGCCGAGGCCCGTGCGGTAGCAGAAGAACTCACTGGTTGGAAATATGAACAATGCTGGGGCAACAACCCGCTGGGCCGCTCGGCGGAACAACCTGAGCCGGTGATCGCCACGTCTCCCCGCTGA
- a CDS encoding AI-2E family transporter, protein MQLLNLKQARLLSFIFIMGGLLLLIELRLLACFIAGFLVYEIVNLLTPYFQKVISGKRARLAVVAVISTIVVSLLSLIFGALVGLLMQEMKDTSVFNARIAFILDDVQTQLMTYLPGYLPVSVEELQHEFVMWLQKHVAMLQNMGKDFLHGFVTMLIGMILGAIISLYSIEPSVDKPLLKTELMRRVALLSASFRNIVFAQVKISLVNTILSSLFILGILPTFEIHLPFAKTLVILTFIFGLLPVIGNLISNSVVFIAALSISLPMALIALVYLMLIHKLEYFLNAQIVGTRIKAHAWEILLAMLVFEAAFGISGVIAAPIYYAYLKSELRDAALI, encoded by the coding sequence ATGCAGTTGTTGAATTTGAAACAGGCAAGACTATTAAGCTTCATCTTTATCATGGGGGGGCTGCTGCTGCTGATTGAACTGCGTTTGCTGGCCTGCTTTATCGCCGGTTTTCTGGTCTATGAAATCGTCAATCTGCTGACCCCCTATTTCCAGAAAGTCATTAGCGGCAAGCGTGCGCGCCTGGCCGTCGTCGCGGTTATCAGCACGATCGTAGTCAGCCTGCTGAGCCTGATATTCGGCGCTCTGGTCGGGTTACTGATGCAGGAAATGAAAGATACCAGCGTGTTTAACGCCCGTATCGCCTTTATTCTGGATGATGTACAAACGCAACTTATGACCTACCTACCCGGTTATCTGCCTGTCAGCGTTGAAGAACTGCAACATGAATTCGTCATGTGGTTGCAAAAGCACGTCGCCATGCTGCAGAACATGGGGAAAGACTTTCTGCATGGTTTTGTCACCATGTTGATAGGAATGATCCTCGGCGCGATCATTTCGCTGTACAGCATTGAGCCCAGCGTAGATAAACCCTTGTTGAAAACAGAATTGATGCGCCGGGTTGCACTGCTTTCCGCGTCGTTTCGCAATATCGTGTTCGCCCAGGTAAAAATATCGCTGGTGAATACCATTCTATCGTCGCTGTTTATCCTCGGTATTCTGCCTACGTTTGAGATTCACCTGCCATTCGCCAAAACGCTGGTGATACTGACCTTTATCTTTGGCCTGTTGCCGGTTATCGGGAACCTGATTTCTAATTCGGTGGTATTCATTGCCGCGTTGTCAATCTCGTTGCCGATGGCGTTGATCGCGTTGGTTTACCTGATGTTGATCCACAAGCTGGAGTATTTCCTGAACGCACAAATTGTGGGAACGCGCATTAAGGCTCATGCCTGGGAGATTCTGCTGGCGATGCTGGTGTTTGAAGCGGCGTTCGGCATATCCGGCGTTATCGCTGCTCCTATCTACTACGCCTATCTTAAAAGCGAACTGCGAGACGCCGCGCTAATTTGA